A window of Aeromicrobium sp. Root236 contains these coding sequences:
- a CDS encoding carbon-nitrogen hydrolase family protein has protein sequence MRVALVQLASATDSATNRQDIRSQIAVLSAADTLDLVVLPEASMHDFGAADHDLAAVAEPLDGPFVQLLGEEAQRLGATLVAGMFERTDGLPFNTLVVVGPDGALRQTYRKIHLYDSFGYKESDRLRAGDIEPVVLDIADTPVGLMTCYDLRFPEHARALVDAGAEVIAVPAAWVAGDRKLDHWRTLLAARAIENTAYVVAAAQGGDRYTGHSLVVDPWGSIVGEAVSAPEIIRATLEPEVVAHAREINPSLANRRIRTQP, from the coding sequence ATGCGTGTCGCACTGGTCCAGCTCGCTTCGGCGACCGACTCGGCGACCAATCGGCAAGACATCCGGTCTCAGATCGCAGTGCTGAGCGCCGCCGACACGCTCGACCTCGTGGTGCTGCCGGAGGCGTCGATGCACGACTTCGGGGCGGCCGACCATGACCTCGCCGCCGTCGCCGAACCGCTCGACGGGCCCTTCGTCCAGCTCCTCGGCGAGGAGGCGCAGCGGCTCGGCGCGACGCTCGTGGCCGGGATGTTCGAGCGTACGGACGGGCTGCCGTTCAACACGCTCGTCGTCGTCGGTCCCGACGGCGCGCTGCGTCAGACGTACCGGAAGATCCACCTCTACGACTCGTTCGGCTACAAGGAGTCCGACCGGCTGCGTGCCGGCGACATCGAGCCCGTCGTGCTGGACATCGCCGACACACCCGTCGGCCTGATGACCTGCTACGACCTCCGGTTCCCGGAGCACGCCCGGGCTCTCGTCGACGCCGGGGCCGAGGTCATCGCGGTCCCGGCGGCGTGGGTGGCCGGCGACCGCAAGCTCGACCACTGGCGCACGTTGCTGGCGGCCAGGGCGATCGAGAACACGGCGTACGTCGTCGCAGCCGCGCAGGGTGGGGACCGCTACACCGGCCACTCCTTGGTTGTCGATCCATGGGGCTCTATCGTGGGCGAGGCGGTTTCGGCCCCCGAGATCATCCGCGCCACCCTCGAGCCCGAGGTCGTGGCGCATGCACGGGAGATCAACCCGTCCCTGGCCAACCGAAGGATCCGTACCCAACCATGA
- a CDS encoding YveK family protein: MHPYDYVRAILRGWPIMLGAAILGLVAAGVVSALATTQYTATTTIYFAAAGGPKGEDLAYAATYTQARVQGFDSLARSTSVLEPAAAAVGDGVNAEELADRVSVDTSLTTTLVDVSVQDTSAKRAAKTADAVSGSLINQVSALERPDKDGPSAMTGTVVSAARVPDSPSTPNWPVNLIVGLVVGVVIGSAVVVARDLARRARAHGTTGA, translated from the coding sequence GTGCACCCGTACGACTACGTCAGGGCCATCCTCCGCGGGTGGCCGATCATGCTGGGCGCTGCGATCCTCGGGCTCGTGGCCGCAGGCGTGGTGTCGGCGCTGGCGACGACGCAGTACACCGCGACCACCACGATCTACTTCGCCGCCGCCGGTGGACCCAAGGGCGAGGACCTCGCGTACGCCGCGACCTACACGCAGGCGAGGGTTCAGGGCTTCGACTCGCTGGCGCGTTCGACCAGCGTGCTCGAGCCGGCTGCCGCAGCAGTTGGCGACGGCGTCAACGCCGAGGAGCTGGCCGACCGGGTGTCGGTCGACACCAGCCTCACGACGACGCTTGTCGACGTCTCGGTCCAGGACACCTCGGCCAAGCGCGCCGCCAAGACCGCCGACGCGGTCAGCGGCTCGCTCATCAACCAGGTCAGCGCGCTCGAGCGCCCCGACAAGGACGGCCCCTCGGCGATGACCGGCACCGTCGTGAGCGCCGCCCGCGTGCCGGACAGCCCCAGCACGCCCAACTGGCCGGTCAACCTCATCGTCGGGTTGGTCGTGGGCGTCGTGATCGGCTCGGCCGTGGTCGTCGCGCGCGACCTCGCCCGCCGCGCCCGAGCTCACGGCACGACCGGAGCCTGA